TCGTAGGCAATGGTCTTCGCGACCATCGTCCGCACCTCCTCGATGGAAGCCGCGGGAAGCCGTCCTACGGCCAGCTCAGGGAGGGCGTCATCATCGTACAGATCGTCCGCCAGCATGTCATCAATCGCCACGGTATCCGTGAACAGCGTGCTGTGCGCCGGATGCGGCGGGAGCATGTATGTCGGTACCCACTCAACATCGCCGACGAGCAGCAATGCCACCGGCGCGGGCGGCGTCCATGAATGCATGGCATACGTGGTGAACTCCCGTATCGAAGTCAGCGTATCCGCCGCGGGAAACGCCTGGAGGATAGCTCCGATCGTGGCCACCTCGTACCTGATTCCCTGCGTGCCGCGATACTCCACGAGTGGCGCGACGTCCTGCGCGAACGCATCGGGTACAATAAGAATGCCATCGGCTGAAATGGAGGGATCGCGCAATCCGGTCTGCGCACTGGCTGCGCCCAAACTGGCGCAAAGCAGGAGGGAAACAACAATGATTCTGATCATACGACCTGCAGGAATGATGAATATACCCGGCATACAGTATGACCTGAGCCTAAGAAAAACAATTCCAAAGCAGGCCCATCATTCTATTTCATCAGCATCATTTTTCTTGCCGTGTGCGTATCGTCCGCAGTCAGCCTGTGGAAGTAGACACCTGACGGCAATCCCCCGGCATTGAACTGCAGGGAATGTGATCCCGGGGTCAGGACTTTGCCATCGAGCAGGCGACGGACTTCCCTGCCATACAGGTCAGTAACCACGAGCGTGACACGCCGTGACGTGGGCAGGGTAAACTCAATCGTCGTTGATGGATTGAAGGGGTTGGGATAATTCTGCTGAAGCGCGATGCTCCGGGGCAGGGAAGTGATATCCTGACTGGAGAGGGAAAGGTCTTGCACGCGGTAGATTCCGCTGCGATACGAATCGACCTCCTGCTCAGTCCTGTGTGCGACCCAGAGCACGTCGTCAGCGTCGAGCGTCCAATCCCCAAGCGCTCCCCAGAACTCCGCGGGTGAGAACAGCAGCCGCATGTGCGTTGCACTTGCCGTTGCGTTCGGAATGATGAGCAGGGAGTCACTTCCCACGGGATGCGCGATGTACTTGATGTTGCCATCGCCTCCCTTATACGCTTTCCATTCCATGTAACCGGCAGTACCGGCTATGCTGCGAATGGTATCGAATATCCTCCCGTCATTCATTGGCGACCATGTGATGTCCTCTCCCGCTACCTGTCTCCAGAGAAGGACCATGCGTCCCTCAGCATCGGTGAGCAGATATCTGCGACGTTCTTCATTCCCTGCTGCCGTTGTATTGCTGCGTCGGACCTCGCCGTTGGCGGAGCAGGAGTACACGGTGATGGAGTCGAGCCGGTCGAACAATACGACGACCCTGTTATCCGTTGTCGGCTGCACGACAAGTTCCGGAGAAAGATCCAGGTGGAAAGGGTATTCGAAGTAGATACCACGTTCGAGAACGGCATCTCCACCACCGGGCGTGGTGATTGCCGCGAGGCGCAGACCGACACTGTCCATCGCGTGCGCATGGCCCGCCGTTCTGTAGAGGACCATCACCGTACCGTCAGTGCGCTGAACGAGGCGGGGGTTATACCCTGGTCCGAGAGTGAAAGATTGCAGGAAGGAGGAATTCTCTGAGAACCGCGCCACGCGGATTTCCGCTTCATAATAACGGTGCGGTATTTCAGCTGGATCCAGTACCGTGATCGCCTCCCACACCAGCCAGAATCCACCACTCTTCAGCTGAAGGACATCAGGATGTCGTGCGTCCTGAAATTCTCTTATCGTTTCGAGTACATCGTTCCATGTATGCTGCAGCGCCATATTCCCAATGCCGTAACCCGAATGGACGCTCGCTCCGCCGATCTCCCATGGCAGCGTCGCCAGGAGTATGTCCCGATCAAAGGAGCCTCCGATGCCAAAATCAAACCCACCCTTTGCAAAGTAATTCATGCCGGATTCGAGGGGACCGATGGAATGCAGGGTGTGCGACTGCAGCGTTCCTGCGCCGTCGATCAGATGCGCATTGAGATCCTTGAACTCATATTTGACGTCAAACATGGGAGGCGGCGCTCGGTGGATGCTGTCCGTCCCGGTAATGCACACCATGCCGCCCGGCAGTGCGTGCAGTGACATGGCACTGAGCCGGTTGCCGGAGTATCGCTCCGGCAACCACCAGTGATCTACCGTCTGTGCACAGACGTCGAAAGTCGAAATAAATATCAGGGAAAGGATCAGGACTCTCATGGCGTCCCCCCGGACAGTGCGGATGAAGCAGTGGTGTACGCATCCATAATACCCGAATGGGGGGAGAGTGTCAAGATGAGGCTACGCTGCTAACTTAACGCTTCACCATGATCGGCTGCACGGACTGTTCACCGCCATCTGTCGTCACGGCGAGAAGATAGAGTCCGTTGCTCAGATCACCGATATCGATCTGCTCCTGCCAGGTGCCTTCTCCCCGCTGATCGGTGACGGACATCTCACGCACACGTTCGCCTTTGACGTCATACATGGACACGGCCACGCGCCGCGGTTCGGGCAGCGTAAATTCCACGGTAGCCTTTGCCTGCGTGATGGGATTCGGGTAGATGTTCGCGGCGAGAGAGCGAGGAGCTGTCACACCGTTCTCGGTGTTCTCCTCGAGCTGTCGCTGTTGTTCTTCGACTGCACGTTGGACGCGGTGGGGAAGCTTCTCGATGAATCCGGGGTCAGGTTTGAACCAGTAGATGTAGTAATAATCACCGGATTCC
The genomic region above belongs to bacterium and contains:
- a CDS encoding T9SS type A sorting domain-containing protein, encoding MRVLILSLIFISTFDVCAQTVDHWWLPERYSGNRLSAMSLHALPGGMVCITGTDSIHRAPPPMFDVKYEFKDLNAHLIDGAGTLQSHTLHSIGPLESGMNYFAKGGFDFGIGGSFDRDILLATLPWEIGGASVHSGYGIGNMALQHTWNDVLETIREFQDARHPDVLQLKSGGFWLVWEAITVLDPAEIPHRYYEAEIRVARFSENSSFLQSFTLGPGYNPRLVQRTDGTVMVLYRTAGHAHAMDSVGLRLAAITTPGGGDAVLERGIYFEYPFHLDLSPELVVQPTTDNRVVVLFDRLDSITVYSCSANGEVRRSNTTAAGNEERRRYLLTDAEGRMVLLWRQVAGEDITWSPMNDGRIFDTIRSIAGTAGYMEWKAYKGGDGNIKYIAHPVGSDSLLIIPNATASATHMRLLFSPAEFWGALGDWTLDADDVLWVAHRTEQEVDSYRSGIYRVQDLSLSSQDITSLPRSIALQQNYPNPFNPSTTIEFTLPTSRRVTLVVTDLYGREVRRLLDGKVLTPGSHSLQFNAGGLPSGVYFHRLTADDTHTARKMMLMK